Proteins encoded together in one Pseudomonas sp. Seg1 window:
- the smc gene encoding chromosome segregation protein SMC, giving the protein MRLKCIKLAGFKSFVDPTTVNFPSNMAAVVGPNGCGKSNIIDAVRWVMGESSAKNLRGESMTDVIFNGSTSRKPVSQASIELVFDNSDGTLLGEYAAYAEISIRRKVTRDSQTTYYLNGTKCRRRDITDIFLGTGLGPRSYSIIEQGMISKLIESKPEDLRNFIEEAAGISKYKERRRETENRIRRTHENLARLTDLREELERQLERLHRQAEAAKKYQEFKAEERQLKAQLSALRWQDLNDQVGQRESIIGTQEISFEALVAEQRNADAAIERLRDGHHDLSERFNLVQGRFYSVGGDIARVEQSIQHGQQRLRQLQDDLKEAERARLETESHLGHDRTLLLTLGEELDMLTPEQEVTSAAAEEAAAALEDSESVMHGWQEQWDAFNLTAAEPRRQAEVQQSRIQQLETSMERLADRQKRLGEERALLSADPEDAAIMELNEQLAESEATLEDLQTSEEAQVEKLEQLRQELQQALTAQQQAQGDLQRLNGRLASLEALQQAALDPGTGTAEWLKEHNLTERPRLAEGLKVEAGWELAVETVLGADLQAVLVDDFSGFDLSGFTQGDLRLLSPGTDGVRVAGSLLDKVEAQIDLSPWLGQVKPVDSLEQALALRGQLSAGESLISRDGYWVGRHFLRVRRASEAESGMLARGQEIEALHLEREEKEATVEAMETRLQTLRAQQRQQENGREHLRRLLQDEARQQGELKAQLSAGKAKAEQLTLRRTRLDEELVELGEQRELEHEQVGEARMQLQEALDAMALDTEQRELLLAQRDSLRERLDRVRQEARQHKDHAHQLAVRLGSLRAQHDSTRQALERLEMQAERLTEKREQLSLNLEEGEAPLEELRLKLEELLDKRMTVDEELKTAQIALEDADRELRDAEKRRTQAEQQSQLIRGQLEQQRMEWQALTVRRKALQDQLLEDGYDLNGVLATLTAQASEREAEEELERINARIQRLGAINLAAIDEYTQQSERKRYLDAQDADLVEALETLENVIRKIDKETRNRFKDTFDQINGGLQALFPKVFGGGRAYLELTGEDLLDTGVTIMAQPPGKKNSTIHLLSGGEKALTALALVFAIFKLNPAPFCMLDEVDAPLDDANVGRYARLVKEMSQTVQFIYITHNKIAMEMAEQLMGVTMHEPGCSRLVAVDVEEAMAMVDA; this is encoded by the coding sequence GTGCGGCTCAAGTGCATCAAACTGGCGGGATTCAAGTCCTTCGTCGACCCGACCACGGTGAACTTCCCCAGTAACATGGCGGCAGTCGTCGGGCCGAACGGTTGCGGCAAGTCGAACATCATCGACGCCGTGCGCTGGGTGATGGGCGAAAGTTCGGCGAAGAACCTCCGTGGCGAGTCGATGACCGACGTCATCTTCAACGGTTCGACCAGCCGTAAACCGGTGAGTCAGGCCAGCATCGAACTGGTCTTCGACAACTCCGACGGCACGTTGCTGGGCGAGTACGCGGCTTACGCGGAAATTTCCATTCGCCGCAAAGTCACCCGCGACAGCCAGACCACCTATTACCTCAACGGCACCAAATGCCGTCGTCGCGATATCACCGATATTTTCCTCGGCACCGGCCTCGGCCCGCGCAGTTACTCGATCATCGAGCAGGGGATGATCTCCAAGCTGATCGAGTCCAAGCCCGAAGACCTGCGCAACTTCATCGAAGAAGCGGCCGGCATCTCGAAATATAAAGAGCGCCGCCGCGAAACCGAAAACCGTATCCGCCGCACCCACGAAAACCTTGCTCGCCTGACCGACCTGCGCGAAGAGCTGGAGCGTCAACTCGAACGCCTGCACCGCCAGGCCGAGGCGGCGAAGAAGTATCAGGAATTCAAAGCCGAGGAGCGTCAGCTCAAGGCGCAACTGTCGGCCCTGCGCTGGCAGGATCTGAACGATCAGGTCGGCCAGCGCGAGTCGATCATCGGCACTCAGGAAATCAGTTTCGAAGCCTTGGTCGCAGAACAGCGCAATGCCGACGCGGCCATCGAACGCCTGCGCGACGGGCACCACGATCTGTCCGAACGCTTCAATCTGGTGCAGGGGCGCTTCTATTCGGTCGGCGGCGACATCGCCCGGGTCGAGCAGAGCATCCAGCACGGCCAGCAACGTTTGCGCCAGTTGCAGGACGATCTGAAAGAAGCCGAACGAGCACGCCTGGAAACCGAATCGCATCTGGGTCACGACCGCACCTTGCTGCTGACCCTCGGCGAAGAACTGGACATGCTCACCCCCGAGCAGGAAGTCACCAGCGCTGCCGCCGAAGAAGCCGCCGCTGCGCTGGAAGATTCCGAAAGCGTCATGCACGGTTGGCAGGAGCAGTGGGACGCCTTCAACCTGACCGCCGCCGAACCGCGTCGTCAGGCCGAAGTGCAGCAGTCGCGCATCCAGCAGTTGGAAACCAGCATGGAGCGCCTCGCCGATCGGCAAAAGCGCCTCGGCGAAGAGCGCGCGCTGCTTTCGGCCGACCCGGAAGACGCGGCGATCATGGAGCTTAACGAGCAGCTCGCCGAGTCCGAAGCGACCCTCGAAGATTTGCAGACCAGCGAAGAAGCGCAGGTCGAAAAGCTTGAGCAACTGCGTCAGGAATTACAGCAAGCGCTGACCGCGCAGCAGCAGGCACAGGGTGACTTGCAGCGGCTCAATGGTCGCCTGGCTTCGCTGGAAGCCTTGCAACAAGCCGCACTCGATCCGGGCACCGGCACTGCCGAATGGCTGAAGGAACACAACCTCACCGAGCGTCCGCGCCTGGCCGAAGGCCTGAAGGTCGAGGCCGGTTGGGAGCTGGCGGTGGAAACCGTGCTCGGCGCCGATCTGCAGGCGGTGCTGGTCGACGACTTCAGCGGCTTCGATCTGTCCGGTTTCACCCAAGGCGATTTGCGCCTGCTCAGCCCCGGCACAGATGGCGTACGCGTGGCCGGCAGCTTGCTGGATAAGGTCGAGGCGCAGATCGATCTGTCGCCGTGGCTCGGTCAGGTCAAACCCGTCGACAGCCTCGAACAGGCCTTGGCCTTGCGTGGACAATTAAGCGCTGGCGAGAGCCTGATCAGCCGTGACGGTTATTGGGTCGGTCGACACTTCCTGCGCGTACGTCGTGCCAGCGAAGCGGAAAGCGGCATGCTCGCCCGTGGCCAGGAAATCGAAGCGCTGCACCTTGAGCGCGAAGAGAAAGAAGCCACGGTCGAGGCCATGGAAACCCGTCTGCAAACCCTGCGTGCGCAACAGCGTCAGCAGGAAAACGGTCGCGAACATTTGCGTCGTTTGCTGCAAGACGAAGCACGTCAGCAAGGTGAATTGAAAGCGCAACTGTCCGCCGGCAAAGCCAAGGCCGAACAGTTGACTTTGCGCCGCACACGCCTCGATGAAGAGCTGGTCGAGCTTGGCGAACAGCGCGAACTTGAGCACGAACAAGTCGGCGAAGCGCGCATGCAGTTGCAGGAAGCCCTCGACGCGATGGCACTGGATACCGAGCAGCGCGAATTGCTGTTGGCCCAGCGCGACAGCCTGCGCGAGCGCCTTGATCGCGTGCGTCAGGAAGCGCGTCAGCACAAGGATCATGCGCATCAATTGGCCGTGCGTCTTGGCTCGTTACGCGCGCAGCACGATTCCACGCGTCAGGCGTTGGAGCGTCTGGAAATGCAGGCCGAGCGTCTGACCGAAAAGCGCGAACAGTTGAGTCTGAATCTGGAGGAGGGCGAGGCACCGCTGGAAGAGCTGCGCCTGAAACTCGAAGAACTGCTCGACAAGCGCATGACCGTCGACGAAGAACTCAAGACTGCGCAGATCGCCCTGGAAGACGCCGACCGCGAATTGCGCGATGCGGAAAAGCGCCGGACCCAGGCCGAGCAGCAATCGCAGTTGATTCGCGGCCAGCTCGAACAACAACGCATGGAATGGCAAGCCCTGACCGTGCGCCGCAAGGCTTTGCAGGATCAATTGCTCGAAGACGGCTACGATCTCAATGGCGTGCTCGCCACATTGACCGCGCAGGCCAGTGAACGCGAAGCCGAAGAAGAGCTCGAAAGGATCAATGCGCGGATTCAACGCCTGGGCGCGATCAATCTCGCGGCCATCGATGAATACACGCAACAGTCCGAGCGTAAGCGTTATCTGGATGCGCAGGATGCCGATCTGGTCGAAGCACTGGAGACGCTGGAAAACGTTATCCGCAAGATCGACAAGGAAACCCGTAACCGTTTCAAAGATACCTTTGATCAGATCAATGGCGGTTTACAGGCACTTTTTCCAAAAGTTTTCGGTGGTGGACGGGCGTATTTGGAACTGACGGGCGAAGATCTACTCGATACAGGGGTAACGATCATGGCGCAGCCGCCAGGGAAGAAGAACAGCACCATCCATTTGCTCTCCGGCGGGGAAAAAGCCCTGACCGCGCTGGCACTGGTATTTGCCATCTTCAAATTGAATCCGGCGCCGTTCTGCATGCTCGATGAGGTTGACGCGCCACTGGATGACGCTAACGTTGGACGCTACGCACGCTTGGTCAAAGAGATGTCGCAGACCGTGCAGTTCATCTACATCACCCACAACAAAATCGCCATGGAAATGGCCGAGCAGTTGATGGGCGTAACGATGCATGAACCGGGTTGTTCGCGACTGGTAGCCGTGGATGTCGAGGAGGCGATGGCGATGGTGGACGCCTGA